A stretch of Patescibacteria group bacterium DNA encodes these proteins:
- the bcp gene encoding thioredoxin-dependent thiol peroxidase, giving the protein MSVLQVGALAPAFTLLDQDGVEQSLKDYKGSWVLLYFYPKDDTPGCTTEACTFRDALPSFSTVDAVVLGISKDSVSSHKKFAEKYALPFRLLADTEHVVISEYGFWQPKKFMGREFLGTVRSSVLLAPDGSIAKIYENVKAAEHAALVLADLQQLRAKE; this is encoded by the coding sequence ATGTCGGTACTTCAGGTTGGCGCTTTAGCTCCGGCATTCACTTTGCTCGACCAAGATGGCGTAGAACAGTCGCTCAAGGATTATAAAGGGTCATGGGTGCTTTTGTATTTTTATCCGAAAGACGACACACCGGGTTGCACAACTGAAGCGTGCACGTTTCGAGATGCACTCCCTAGTTTTTCAACTGTTGATGCCGTGGTACTTGGCATCAGTAAAGATAGTGTTAGCAGTCACAAGAAATTTGCTGAGAAGTATGCCTTACCGTTTCGGTTGCTGGCTGATACTGAGCACGTCGTTATTTCCGAATACGGCTTTTGGCAGCCGAAAAAATTTATGGGTCGAGAATTTCTTGGCACCGTTCGCTCTAGCGTTCTACTGGCGCCCGACGGAAGCATTGCTAAGATATATGAGAATGTGAAAGCGGCGGAGCATGCCGCATTGGTACTGGCAGACCTGCAACAGTTACGAGCTAAGGAATAG
- a CDS encoding C39 family peptidase: protein MHFSKKVVTGLFGFIALCALLAVAAIVRFQNFSPVAKEIDVPFTSQAPEGKWQEPWQNACEEASIVMIQNFYKDEGLTVEKARQQILAVFQLKKDTAPASKDESLERIAEIINSGDLIWKARVVNDPSLEDIKTELTSNHPIIAPVYAPLLNNPNYTGSGPDYHVIVITGYDDATNEFITNDPGTEAGKNYRYAYDVLLSALHDYLANKEYTAGPKRVLFTEPR from the coding sequence ATGCATTTTTCTAAAAAAGTGGTTACCGGACTATTTGGCTTCATTGCCCTATGTGCGCTGCTCGCCGTAGCAGCAATAGTAAGGTTTCAAAATTTTTCACCAGTCGCCAAAGAGATCGACGTACCGTTCACGAGTCAAGCACCAGAAGGCAAATGGCAAGAGCCATGGCAAAATGCTTGTGAGGAAGCTTCGATTGTCATGATTCAAAACTTTTACAAAGACGAGGGGCTGACGGTTGAAAAAGCACGCCAACAAATACTTGCTGTCTTTCAATTGAAAAAAGACACTGCCCCCGCATCAAAAGACGAATCACTTGAGCGCATCGCAGAAATTATTAATAGCGGTGACCTTATTTGGAAAGCGCGTGTAGTGAACGACCCCAGTCTAGAGGACATCAAAACTGAGCTAACGAGTAATCACCCAATTATTGCTCCCGTTTATGCCCCGCTGCTTAACAACCCAAACTATACCGGTAGCGGCCCAGACTATCATGTTATTGTCATCACTGGTTACGACGACGCAACCAACGAATTTATTACCAACGACCCAGGTACTGAAGCAGGTAAAAACTACCGCTATGCATACGATGTTCTCCTTTCAGCTTTGCACGATTACCTTGCAAACAAAGAGTATACTGCTGGCCCTAAACGCGTCTTGTTTACCGAACCACGCTAA
- a CDS encoding DUF1295 domain-containing protein, which yields MSIFLLTFSLASLAIFVFMTAAFGLSLIFKRNDSADVAWGLGFIVVAITGIVVNGTSRLSWLVLLLVSVWGIRLSLHIFSRLLRSPEDKRYAAWRVAWGKWFMPRSYGQIFLLQGALLLIVSLPVTIALLFGYRPPVLLVFVAVLLWVFGFVFEAVADWQLKKFLASRVTVGGVMQHGLWHYSRHPNYFGEVTQWWGLWLMTAASPLWFLSILGPLLITFLILRISGVPMLEASYVGNQEYDAYKRRTSMFIPLPPRS from the coding sequence ATGAGCATTTTTCTTTTAACTTTTTCTCTCGCATCACTCGCTATATTCGTTTTTATGACGGCAGCTTTTGGACTGTCGCTTATTTTTAAGCGAAACGACAGTGCTGACGTGGCCTGGGGCCTCGGCTTTATCGTTGTGGCTATAACAGGAATAGTGGTGAACGGTACTTCACGTTTGAGTTGGTTAGTTTTGCTTTTGGTAAGCGTTTGGGGAATTCGATTGTCGCTCCATATTTTTTCTCGCTTGTTACGAAGTCCAGAAGACAAACGGTACGCAGCCTGGCGCGTGGCTTGGGGAAAGTGGTTCATGCCTCGGAGCTACGGCCAAATTTTCTTACTGCAGGGGGCACTTCTCCTCATTGTTTCACTCCCGGTAACTATCGCTCTTTTGTTTGGCTACCGACCGCCAGTACTGCTGGTGTTCGTGGCAGTGCTATTGTGGGTCTTTGGTTTTGTGTTTGAAGCTGTGGCCGACTGGCAGCTTAAAAAATTTTTAGCGAGTAGGGTCACGGTTGGTGGCGTTATGCAGCACGGACTTTGGCACTACAGTCGGCACCCAAATTATTTTGGCGAAGTTACACAGTGGTGGGGGCTGTGGCTAATGACTGCTGCTTCACCGTTGTGGTTTTTGTCGATTTTAGGACCGCTCCTCATTACGTTCCTCATCCTTCGGATTTCTGGTGTGCCAATGCTGGAGGCTAGCTACGTCGGCAATCAGGAGTATGATGCGTATAAGCGACGCACAAGCATGTTTATTCCATTACCACCGCGGTCATAG
- a CDS encoding GreA/GreB family elongation factor, with protein MRIPKRRGEIESQQKRVFDNHLTPEKIARLEKDLEDLEKNLLPPAAAELRRTAEMGDLSENAAYQHAKDTLRRMNNRVLSLRARINNAIPIAAGPDAFGKITLGTTVTLKQNGRTVTYQLVGPQETKPSQGRISHHSPVGSALIGKKKGDTFSLKINDAQITFEILEVR; from the coding sequence ATGCGTATTCCTAAAAGACGAGGAGAAATTGAATCACAGCAAAAACGTGTATTTGATAACCACCTCACCCCTGAAAAAATTGCTCGCTTAGAGAAAGACCTGGAAGACCTGGAAAAAAACTTGCTGCCTCCGGCAGCAGCTGAACTCAGACGAACAGCCGAAATGGGTGACCTATCAGAAAACGCCGCCTACCAGCACGCCAAAGATACCCTACGCCGAATGAACAACCGTGTGCTCTCGCTCCGTGCTCGCATAAATAACGCCATACCCATTGCAGCTGGTCCAGACGCGTTTGGCAAAATTACTTTAGGAACAACAGTAACACTAAAACAGAATGGTCGAACCGTAACGTATCAACTGGTTGGCCCACAAGAAACAAAACCCTCGCAGGGTCGCATCTCTCATCATTCCCCTGTTGGTTCAGCACTCATTGGAAAAAAGAAAGGCGACACATTTAGTTTAAAAATTAACGACGCACAGATTACTTTTGAAATTCTGGAAGTCCGCTAA
- a CDS encoding EamA family transporter produces MQWVTYAILSAFFASLVAIFGKIGVKGVDSNLMVAIRTAIIVVFAWGIVFVQGNSSELFRISRHTYVFIVLSAIATGLSWLFYYKALQMGEASRVAPIDKLSVALTILLAFLFLGERPTVGNVFAGVLVTAGVLVAAFVK; encoded by the coding sequence ATGCAGTGGGTAACGTATGCAATTTTGTCAGCCTTTTTCGCCTCACTTGTTGCCATATTTGGGAAGATTGGCGTTAAGGGGGTTGATAGCAATTTGATGGTGGCAATTCGCACCGCCATTATCGTGGTTTTTGCTTGGGGAATTGTATTTGTGCAGGGGAATAGTAGTGAACTTTTTCGAATCTCGCGTCATACCTATGTGTTTATTGTGCTCTCGGCGATTGCCACGGGTTTGTCATGGCTGTTCTACTATAAGGCACTGCAAATGGGTGAAGCTTCGCGCGTAGCACCGATTGATAAATTAAGTGTCGCTCTCACCATACTTTTAGCTTTTCTATTTTTAGGGGAGCGACCAACGGTTGGCAATGTGTTCGCTGGAGTTTTAGTTACGGCTGGCGTCCTTGTAGCGGCATTTGTTAAATAA
- a CDS encoding Gmad2 immunoglobulin-like domain-containing protein, whose translation MIVRRFIAALIGVVVAVAAGLLVVKLRIAKAPTQPTANVVTTFEECVAEGNPVMESYPRQCRSIAGQGFTEDIGNVIEKMDLVRLTAPLPNVVIGSPLTVTGEARGTWFFEASFPVVLVDSDGVIIAEGIAQADGEWMTEDFVPFTATVTFTRPAYGDRGSLLLRKDNPSGLPEHDDALEIPIRFQSL comes from the coding sequence ATGATAGTAAGAAGATTTATTGCAGCTTTAATCGGTGTGGTAGTCGCCGTGGCTGCCGGTTTACTTGTCGTGAAACTACGGATTGCGAAAGCCCCAACACAACCGACGGCAAACGTTGTAACGACATTTGAAGAGTGCGTGGCAGAAGGAAACCCGGTTATGGAAAGTTATCCTCGCCAGTGTCGGTCGATTGCAGGTCAAGGTTTCACTGAAGATATTGGAAACGTCATAGAGAAGATGGACCTTGTTCGTTTAACGGCACCATTACCAAACGTCGTTATTGGAAGTCCACTCACTGTTACCGGCGAAGCGCGCGGTACGTGGTTTTTTGAAGCCTCGTTCCCTGTCGTGCTGGTTGATTCGGATGGTGTAATCATTGCCGAAGGCATTGCGCAGGCGGATGGTGAGTGGATGACTGAAGATTTTGTGCCGTTTACCGCAACGGTGACCTTTACGCGACCTGCGTATGGTGATCGCGGTTCACTCCTACTCCGTAAGGATAATCCATCAGGACTGCCCGAACACGACGACGCATTAGAAATACCAATTCGCTTCCAGTCGCTTTAG
- a CDS encoding phosphoribosylaminoimidazolesuccinocarboxamide synthase, translating into MAVLSPARAAWPVLKGLKLVSRGKTRDVYDIGRGFLLIVVTDAISIFDIILNAMVPGKGTILNVMTVFWMRLLEAELETKTHLVAVGSQVDSLLPEPLRGDVELQSRAVVVRRVDMDPIEYIARGNLTGTGLEAYQTTRAVCGQRLPAGLQDGDELPFPLFTPTTKAEAGHDEHINAVTVTGGHPMAALSTLGIYGFARAYAASRGIVIADTKFEFGRDDDGRVVLADEVLTPDSSRYWAYSAWQVSQRQMVRTSPASFDKQLVRNWGSRVGVKGPLTAEHIARVHGIKVPQRILKATAQAYRYIFWRLTEQRVEGYLNDYMKVRVPSVKQRVAVLLGSRSDLESVRAALSQADAVNDFARLDVHVVSCHRNHDALRQFVASNCDGADTIIAAGGKAFALPGVVETLVHDAGREQRVIGVALGELGSEGLRAAELSITELPGQTVVIDEIAGRAYSGFKGMQAALHRVANGELPPPPDRKEAPAEFNISF; encoded by the coding sequence ATGGCTGTACTGTCACCAGCGCGGGCCGCATGGCCTGTGCTTAAAGGATTGAAACTCGTCAGTCGTGGGAAGACCCGCGACGTCTACGATATAGGAAGAGGATTTCTGCTGATTGTTGTCACAGATGCAATCAGCATTTTCGACATCATCCTGAATGCGATGGTGCCCGGCAAGGGGACCATCCTGAACGTGATGACCGTATTCTGGATGCGGCTGCTCGAAGCTGAGCTCGAGACGAAGACGCATCTCGTTGCGGTCGGTTCACAGGTTGATTCGCTTTTGCCTGAACCGTTGCGTGGCGACGTTGAGCTCCAGTCTCGGGCCGTCGTGGTACGTCGTGTCGACATGGACCCAATCGAGTACATCGCCCGTGGCAATTTAACGGGCACTGGCCTCGAAGCGTATCAAACAACGCGTGCGGTGTGTGGCCAGCGGTTACCCGCCGGGCTACAGGATGGTGACGAGTTGCCATTCCCACTCTTCACACCGACCACCAAGGCTGAGGCGGGACATGATGAGCATATCAACGCCGTTACTGTCACTGGCGGGCATCCTATGGCTGCGCTTTCGACACTCGGCATCTACGGCTTTGCGAGGGCATACGCCGCATCGCGAGGCATCGTCATCGCCGACACCAAGTTCGAGTTCGGGCGCGATGACGATGGTAGGGTGGTACTTGCTGACGAGGTCTTGACGCCGGACTCGAGTCGCTACTGGGCGTATTCGGCGTGGCAGGTGAGTCAGCGGCAGATGGTGCGAACGTCGCCAGCCAGTTTCGACAAGCAATTGGTTCGCAACTGGGGAAGCAGGGTAGGGGTGAAAGGGCCGCTAACGGCAGAACACATTGCGCGAGTGCATGGCATTAAGGTGCCGCAGAGGATTCTGAAGGCAACCGCGCAGGCCTATCGCTACATCTTCTGGCGCCTCACCGAACAGCGCGTGGAGGGGTACCTCAATGACTACATGAAGGTACGGGTACCATCGGTGAAGCAACGTGTCGCCGTTCTGCTGGGTAGCAGGTCCGATCTCGAGAGCGTGCGCGCGGCGCTGAGCCAGGCGGATGCGGTAAACGACTTCGCGAGGCTTGACGTTCATGTGGTGAGTTGTCACCGGAATCACGATGCACTTCGGCAGTTCGTCGCTTCAAACTGTGATGGTGCTGACACTATCATCGCAGCTGGTGGTAAGGCGTTCGCTTTGCCGGGGGTGGTTGAGACACTGGTGCACGATGCCGGTAGGGAGCAACGGGTGATTGGTGTGGCACTTGGCGAACTCGGCAGCGAAGGGTTGCGAGCGGCGGAACTTTCGATTACGGAGTTGCCGGGGCAAACGGTCGTGATCGACGAAATCGCCGGTAGAGCCTATAGCGGTTTCAAGGGTATGCAGGCCGCATTACATCGTGTTGCCAACGGTGAACTGCCACCGCCGCCTGATCGGAAGGAGGCTCCGGCAGAGTTCAACATTTCGTTCTAG
- a CDS encoding ribose-phosphate pyrophosphokinase, with translation MESILIFGPNVAETLVEDITTELRRRYGHDVVSVPVTWRAFTDGESTLRLDGNVRGRDTYVIQSTNAPGNLMAMKLLLQAANLASAGRLTAVIPYFGYGRQDRKDQPRTPITAKLVAREIEAAMGVSQPRHVVLVHPHFSQLQGFFDIPSDVLFPTEEFVGVISKLDTGGKPLVFVAADIGGVKQADVFAKRLKTPMAIVHKRRDPTTGELGEATVIGDVRGYACIVVDDMFDTCGTLRHAAVALCEAGAASVYACATHGIFSGPAVERIAAAPVQQIIVTDTLPQVDGGFSGRVRTIGCGKLIATAIWCDNTDNSLSSLTV, from the coding sequence ATGGAATCCATTTTGATTTTTGGACCCAACGTGGCAGAAACCCTGGTGGAGGATATCACCACAGAGCTTCGTCGGCGATACGGCCACGACGTGGTGTCGGTGCCGGTTACGTGGAGAGCGTTCACAGACGGTGAATCAACACTGCGACTAGATGGCAATGTTCGTGGGCGAGATACGTACGTCATCCAGTCAACGAATGCTCCTGGTAACTTGATGGCGATGAAGTTGCTCCTTCAGGCAGCCAACCTTGCTTCGGCAGGACGGTTGACTGCAGTCATTCCGTACTTTGGGTACGGACGACAAGACCGTAAGGATCAGCCACGTACGCCGATTACGGCAAAGCTTGTGGCTCGTGAGATCGAAGCCGCAATGGGTGTTTCGCAACCACGACACGTGGTTCTCGTTCATCCTCACTTTTCGCAGTTGCAAGGTTTTTTCGATATTCCTTCAGACGTGCTTTTCCCGACGGAGGAGTTCGTTGGTGTGATCTCAAAGCTCGACACTGGTGGTAAGCCGTTGGTGTTCGTCGCGGCTGACATTGGTGGCGTCAAGCAGGCAGACGTGTTCGCTAAACGGCTTAAAACTCCAATGGCTATCGTTCACAAACGCCGCGACCCAACAACTGGCGAACTTGGTGAGGCAACGGTTATCGGTGATGTTCGTGGATATGCCTGCATCGTCGTTGACGATATGTTCGACACGTGCGGGACTCTGCGTCATGCGGCGGTCGCATTGTGCGAAGCTGGAGCAGCGTCGGTGTATGCTTGTGCGACGCACGGTATATTCTCCGGCCCTGCCGTCGAGAGAATTGCTGCTGCGCCTGTGCAGCAGATTATCGTCACCGATACGTTGCCGCAAGTAGATGGTGGTTTTTCTGGTCGTGTTCGAACAATCGGTTGCGGAAAGCTCATTGCGACGGCAATTTGGTGCGATAACACTGACAACAGTTTGTCGAGCCTAACCGTTTAG
- a CDS encoding YdeI/OmpD-associated family protein, which translates to MKIIISKSVKKASETKVPADLRKALAATPKVGRLWENLTPIARRDFISWIVSAKQPETRQRRIERVPDMLMSGKRRPCCYALVPMDLYRVVGASAKAKAKWHELTSNQRRDFIDWVESAKESETHKKRIQKICSTLAAGKTLKI; encoded by the coding sequence ATGAAAATAATAATTTCTAAATCGGTTAAAAAAGCATCGGAGACCAAAGTACCTGCTGATCTTCGGAAAGCCCTTGCGGCTACTCCTAAGGTAGGAAGGCTTTGGGAAAATCTCACACCAATCGCTCGCAGAGACTTTATTAGCTGGATTGTTTCAGCCAAACAGCCAGAGACGCGGCAGCGCCGAATCGAGCGAGTTCCAGACATGCTTATGTCCGGGAAGCGTCGCCCTTGCTGCTATGCGCTTGTGCCAATGGATTTATATAGGGTTGTTGGGGCGAGTGCAAAGGCGAAGGCTAAGTGGCACGAGCTTACTTCGAATCAACGTAGAGATTTTATTGATTGGGTAGAATCAGCAAAGGAGTCGGAGACGCACAAGAAAAGAATTCAGAAAATTTGCAGTACGTTGGCAGCTGGAAAGACATTAAAAATTTAG
- a CDS encoding cupin domain-containing protein codes for MKGYIGHIERLTQENTSFRQVLHTTKHMQLVLMVLQPSEAIGEEVHSDGDQFFRFEKGNGKVVIDGVEHTVTDGDAVVVPAGAKHNVINTSTLESLFLYTIYAPPHHRDKVVHETKAEAEADNESFDGVVSE; via the coding sequence ATGAAAGGATACATTGGTCACATAGAGCGTCTTACGCAGGAGAATACATCATTTCGTCAGGTGCTCCATACGACCAAGCACATGCAGCTTGTGCTGATGGTGCTTCAACCAAGTGAAGCAATTGGTGAAGAAGTACATAGCGATGGGGACCAGTTTTTTAGGTTTGAAAAAGGAAATGGGAAAGTAGTTATTGACGGCGTTGAACACACGGTTACAGATGGCGATGCAGTAGTTGTGCCAGCGGGGGCAAAGCACAATGTTATAAATACCTCGACTTTAGAATCGTTGTTCCTTTACACCATTTATGCACCACCACATCACCGCGATAAAGTTGTACACGAAACAAAAGCTGAAGCGGAGGCAGACAACGAATCTTTTGACGGTGTAGTAAGCGAGTAA
- a CDS encoding DUF2177 family protein — protein MIRNFIVYLLSLASLIIVDATWLRVMAPRFYAPRLGSLMRHSPDWIAAGFFYILYALGVAVFVIQPALHYGWSFPKIALLGGLFGLVAYATYDLTNQATVQGWPVIVTVVDLIWGAVLTVLVSVCVVGLSRWWSV, from the coding sequence ATGATCCGTAACTTTATCGTTTACTTGCTATCGCTCGCTAGTCTAATAATCGTTGATGCGACCTGGCTCCGCGTGATGGCACCGCGATTTTATGCCCCTCGATTGGGGTCACTTATGCGCCATTCTCCTGATTGGATTGCAGCCGGATTTTTCTACATACTATATGCGCTTGGCGTCGCTGTTTTTGTTATACAGCCAGCACTTCACTATGGTTGGAGCTTTCCCAAGATCGCGCTCCTAGGTGGTCTATTTGGTCTCGTGGCATATGCTACGTACGACCTAACGAATCAAGCCACCGTTCAAGGTTGGCCAGTGATAGTCACTGTCGTGGATCTTATCTGGGGTGCTGTGCTTACCGTACTCGTTTCTGTATGTGTCGTAGGCTTAAGTCGTTGGTGGTCAGTATGA
- a CDS encoding M23 family metallopeptidase, which yields MSIEQPIAVQTEQEVSDKEEKLGTVQTIYFPVDGYLSRRTFKSFGEYIEDRFTGYHVADDIEFTDVTDDVPVVSIAEGTVRRAEHISGYGGLVIIRHTLPTGEVNALYGHLDLANTKLQVGDVVAAGSRVGVLGQGGSTATDGERKHLHFGLYSGEDVRLQGYEKIASRVASWINPTDFFTDNGVVLEEQGRMFDQKSERDGEEFPIQFWLPRGAEVEYVPQIKALNVFSLSGSGTARERSLFFIRFFDADSFQTLSTVMVHSKENTVVGAEQYSARRYDIEKKDSATDFPFQPLWRNERHIVTDVTTGSGFRRYYVVAKNPTISEDTYKDFLKSLVILK from the coding sequence ATGTCAATTGAGCAACCAATAGCAGTACAAACAGAACAAGAGGTCAGTGATAAAGAAGAAAAATTAGGAACTGTTCAAACAATTTATTTTCCGGTAGACGGCTATCTCAGTCGGCGAACATTTAAATCATTTGGTGAGTATATTGAAGATCGATTTACCGGTTATCATGTAGCTGACGACATAGAATTTACAGATGTTACGGATGATGTGCCGGTCGTGTCAATCGCCGAAGGAACAGTTCGCCGTGCGGAGCACATATCTGGATATGGTGGCTTAGTTATCATTCGGCACACGCTTCCGACTGGCGAAGTGAATGCGCTCTATGGTCATTTGGATTTAGCGAACACAAAACTGCAGGTTGGAGACGTTGTTGCTGCAGGGTCGCGCGTTGGCGTTCTTGGACAAGGGGGAAGTACTGCCACGGATGGCGAGCGTAAGCATTTGCATTTCGGGCTTTATAGTGGCGAAGATGTGCGGTTACAGGGGTATGAAAAGATTGCCTCACGTGTTGCTAGCTGGATAAACCCAACAGATTTTTTCACAGACAACGGTGTGGTGCTTGAAGAACAGGGTAGAATGTTTGACCAAAAGAGTGAGCGTGACGGGGAGGAGTTTCCTATTCAATTTTGGTTACCTCGCGGTGCTGAGGTTGAGTATGTGCCGCAAATAAAAGCGTTGAATGTTTTTTCTCTCAGTGGCAGTGGTACGGCTCGTGAACGGTCACTTTTCTTTATTCGCTTTTTTGATGCTGATTCTTTCCAGACACTGAGTACGGTTATGGTGCATTCTAAAGAAAATACAGTTGTCGGCGCGGAGCAATATAGCGCCCGGCGTTATGACATTGAGAAAAAAGACAGTGCGACAGATTTCCCTTTTCAGCCACTATGGCGGAACGAGCGGCATATTGTCACAGACGTTACGACAGGCTCGGGTTTTCGTCGGTATTATGTTGTCGCAAAGAATCCTACGATTTCAGAGGATACGTATAAAGATTTTTTAAAAAGTTTGGTGATTTTGAAGTAA
- the msrA gene encoding peptide-methionine (S)-S-oxide reductase MsrA, protein MATALFGAGCFWCTEAVMKSLKGVTAVRSGYAGGALENPSYEAVSTGATGHAEVVEVTFDPTLLTYEQLLEVFFGTHDPTQMNRQGNDIGTQYRSVIYYSDESQQVIAEAVKKRLQEDNTFGAPIVTAIEPAGIFYPAENYHQNYYALNPGNPYCQAIISPKVAKLRNKFAPLLKD, encoded by the coding sequence ATGGCAACAGCACTATTTGGCGCAGGCTGCTTCTGGTGCACAGAAGCGGTGATGAAATCTCTGAAGGGTGTCACGGCTGTCCGGTCCGGCTATGCTGGTGGTGCATTAGAAAATCCTAGTTACGAAGCTGTTTCCACTGGCGCGACTGGTCACGCAGAGGTAGTTGAGGTGACGTTCGACCCAACGCTGCTCACCTATGAGCAGCTGCTCGAGGTATTCTTCGGAACGCACGACCCAACCCAAATGAATCGACAAGGAAACGACATTGGCACGCAATACCGCTCCGTTATCTACTACAGTGATGAATCGCAGCAAGTAATTGCCGAGGCAGTAAAAAAACGACTCCAGGAAGACAATACCTTTGGCGCACCAATTGTAACCGCTATTGAGCCAGCCGGAATATTTTATCCGGCAGAAAACTATCATCAAAACTATTACGCATTGAATCCCGGAAATCCCTACTGCCAAGCCATTATTAGCCCAAAAGTTGCGAAGCTTAGAAACAAATTTGCGCCACTGCTGAAAGACTAG
- a CDS encoding AIR synthase-related protein translates to MTDKSHGEYAKAGVDYGNIRNWKAMIKQMGRQTLTFPNARHVFVESDAHAASYEYRGGRPHRWGKTLEGLGNKEWIAELMYSLTGDTKYFSGIGVDAVLMSANDVVAHGYMPVVGLDEIAAGDDAWFADSFRAEALIGGFFDACQMLGMALAAGESPAYKYLIKAEPPVVSAPTFSACVTGIVIDPERRYITGKKLAVGDVIIGATSSGGHANGASLLIKRGMALPEGFLTKLPNGETLGAEALIPTRSYVALVEALLDAEIDVHKFLPVTGGGVAKAAADSRLFNYRIHTWCDDVPPLFRFMAELGVSREDLLTTFNWGIGWLTFVPRSEAVRTIQVGTKAGYEMFVIGRVEEGDRRVIFQPDGEERIDLRPPGE, encoded by the coding sequence ATGACCGATAAGTCACATGGCGAATACGCCAAAGCGGGCGTTGATTACGGGAATATTCGGAACTGGAAAGCGATGATCAAGCAGATGGGGCGTCAAACCCTGACGTTCCCGAATGCTCGGCATGTGTTCGTCGAGTCAGACGCGCACGCCGCCTCGTATGAGTATCGAGGCGGCAGACCGCACCGGTGGGGCAAGACGCTGGAAGGTCTTGGTAATAAGGAGTGGATTGCCGAGCTGATGTACTCGCTGACTGGCGATACAAAGTACTTCAGCGGAATTGGTGTTGACGCCGTGCTCATGAGTGCCAACGATGTCGTTGCTCATGGCTATATGCCGGTCGTCGGATTGGATGAAATCGCTGCTGGTGACGATGCCTGGTTTGCGGATTCATTTCGCGCAGAGGCCTTGATTGGCGGGTTCTTTGATGCCTGCCAAATGCTTGGAATGGCGTTGGCTGCTGGAGAATCCCCAGCGTACAAGTATCTCATCAAAGCAGAACCGCCGGTGGTAAGCGCGCCGACCTTCAGTGCATGTGTTACTGGGATCGTCATCGATCCGGAACGGCGTTACATCACTGGGAAGAAGCTTGCCGTGGGTGACGTCATCATCGGCGCGACTTCATCCGGCGGTCACGCAAACGGTGCTTCGCTTCTCATCAAACGAGGTATGGCCTTACCGGAAGGGTTCCTTACCAAACTGCCAAACGGTGAAACGCTCGGTGCAGAGGCGCTCATTCCGACCCGGTCGTATGTCGCCTTGGTGGAGGCGCTGCTCGACGCCGAAATCGACGTGCACAAGTTTCTGCCGGTAACAGGTGGTGGGGTCGCCAAGGCGGCTGCAGATTCTCGGCTGTTCAATTATCGAATCCACACCTGGTGTGATGATGTGCCACCGTTGTTCCGTTTCATGGCTGAGCTCGGTGTCAGTCGTGAAGATCTGCTGACGACCTTCAACTGGGGAATCGGATGGCTGACATTCGTTCCCCGTTCTGAGGCCGTTCGAACGATCCAGGTTGGCACCAAGGCCGGCTACGAGATGTTCGTGATCGGACGAGTCGAAGAGGGCGACCGCAGGGTCATTTTTCAGCCGGATGGTGAAGAACGAATCGATTTGCGGCCGCCGGGTGAGTAG